A single window of Clostridia bacterium DNA harbors:
- the buk gene encoding butyrate kinase — protein sequence MERDNCNILVINPGSTSTRVAVFQRDKPIIVESYSHTADELSRFPHIMDQLEWRRGLIEQALADHRFDMHSLAAIACRGGRLKPLPSGTYLVNDRMIDDSRRGLQGEHASNLACVIGGMIARTIGIQAFIVDPVSVDELDDIARIGGLKEIQRNSLSHALNMKAVARRGATDIGKRYEESRIIVAHIGGGGSVSAHQNGRMIDLINCDKEGPFTAERAGGLPTLDLVNLCYSGRFTRDDVVKMLVGGAGLMSHLGTKDAREVERRIAEGDQRAALVYQAMAYQFAKAIGSMATVLLGAVDLIAVTGGMAHSDRLVCDIRKRVEFIGEVRAYPGENELESLALGVLRVLLNQEMPKVYE from the coding sequence GTGGAGCGCGACAACTGCAATATCCTGGTGATCAACCCCGGTTCTACGTCCACAAGGGTCGCAGTGTTTCAACGTGATAAGCCGATCATTGTTGAATCGTACTCTCATACCGCGGATGAGTTGTCGCGCTTTCCACACATAATGGACCAGCTTGAGTGGAGGCGCGGGCTTATAGAGCAAGCCCTCGCGGATCACAGATTCGACATGCATTCCCTGGCTGCCATTGCATGCAGGGGGGGCCGCTTGAAGCCTCTTCCAAGTGGGACTTACCTTGTGAATGATCGGATGATCGATGACTCCCGCCGTGGTCTTCAGGGCGAGCATGCTTCGAACCTTGCCTGTGTGATCGGCGGGATGATAGCCAGAACCATCGGTATACAGGCGTTCATAGTGGACCCTGTATCAGTTGATGAACTGGATGACATTGCGCGCATCGGTGGGCTGAAAGAGATCCAAAGGAATAGCCTCTCACATGCGCTCAACATGAAGGCGGTTGCGCGGCGAGGAGCGACTGACATAGGGAAGCGCTACGAGGAGAGCCGCATCATAGTGGCTCACATCGGCGGTGGAGGCTCGGTGAGCGCACATCAAAACGGGCGGATGATCGATCTGATCAACTGCGACAAGGAAGGGCCGTTCACCGCGGAGCGCGCTGGAGGGCTGCCCACCCTTGACCTTGTAAACCTCTGCTATTCCGGACGCTTCACCCGCGACGATGTGGTCAAGATGCTCGTGGGTGGAGCAGGGCTCATGTCGCACCTGGGGACGAAGGATGCGCGTGAGGTGGAGCGGCGGATCGCCGAAGGAGACCAGCGTGCTGCACTGGTGTATCAGGCTATGGCCTACCAGTTCGCAAAGGCCATAGGGAGCATGGCGACAGTGCTTCTGGGAGCGGTGGACCTCATAGCAGTCACAGGAGGCATGGCCCATTCGGACAGGCTTGTTTGCGACATTCGGAAGCGCGTGGAGTTCATTGGCGAAGTTCGCGCGTACCCCGGAGAAAACGAGCTAGAGTCGCTTGCCTTAGGCGTGTTGAGGGTGTTGCTAAACCAGGAGATGCCAAAGGTGTACGAATGA